Proteins co-encoded in one Stenotrophomonas maltophilia genomic window:
- a CDS encoding hybrid sensor histidine kinase/response regulator produces the protein MVSSWILLLVSVAYAALLFGVAWWGDRRPMYPDRPWLRPVVYSLALAVYCSSWTFYGAVGTAVRNGVGYLPIYIGPLLLLLFGWRIIERLALIARSQNVVSIADFISSRFGRSRRLAALVAIIALIGIIPYLALQYKAVAMSLQVLTGNTGPTGFFSDPALYVALLMALFATLFGTRQVDATEHHHGMMLAIAFESVIKLLAMLAVGVFAYLWLSNRTDAVVESVHTLFTGLPPVGFISQTLLSFLAIICLPRQFHVAVVECGDVRDVRRARWMFGGYLVLISAMVLPIATAGVTLFGTGGSVADDSMVLALPLAEGRNALALIAYVGGFSAATGMVIVSSIALATMVSNDLVMPVLLRRSGDHQEAADVASRVLWIRRLAILMLALMAYSYYRTSSNDSTLASYGLMAFAAVAQFAPGLIGGLYWRGASRRGVETGMLLGFATWLYTLLLPAMTMAGWVDAGWVQHGPFGIEWLRPQQLFGMTGWDPLTHGTFWSLLVNAATMMLVSARWRPGVDERLRAAPFLDPYAERPSVAGGWPGHVHVGDLLALASRVVGERHARRSFFEQAQSLGRELQSSAPADRPWVQFTERLLAASIGAASARLLLTSLLRGSGMDLGEVVAVLDEAGQELRFNREILSTTLENISAGVSVVDPDMRLTAWNRRYQDMFGYPDGMLYVGRPVADLIRYNAERGELGEGDIEVQINRRIGYMRAGSPHVFERTRSDGKVIEMRGQALPGGGYVTSYNDITDYKHAEKALLEANETLEQRVAERSHEAEVAQQSKTRFLAAISHDVLQPLNAARLFASALRDSDHVSDEQKHLAERVDASLRAAEELLDGLLDVSRLDAGGLHPVIGEFDVSALMRELAAQYTPVAAGRGLRLDLFARPAWVRSDRRLLRRVLQNFLANALRYTRQGRIVLAVRHRGDEVELQVWDTGPGIPEHHMRQIFDEFHRYQQPFDWGEQGLGLGLSICQRISRLLDHRLNARSRVGSGSMFSIILPRVAPLPGYTELAAPVQAVSAPVRSDSLAGLRVLCVDNDEEILDGMRALLGRWQVQVITAATVDQALQKIAERPQVMLVDYHLHDRMDGLDALVALREAAGYPLPGALLTADGRDELKRMARERGYRVLTKPIKPASLRAFLGALRDAGNNDA, from the coding sequence GTGGTCTCCAGTTGGATCCTGCTGCTGGTCTCGGTTGCCTATGCCGCGCTGCTGTTCGGCGTAGCGTGGTGGGGCGACCGTCGGCCCATGTATCCCGACCGGCCGTGGCTGCGGCCGGTGGTCTACAGCCTGGCGCTGGCCGTGTACTGCTCGTCGTGGACCTTCTATGGCGCGGTCGGCACCGCCGTGCGCAACGGCGTGGGCTATCTGCCGATCTACATCGGCCCGTTGCTGCTGCTGCTGTTCGGCTGGCGCATCATCGAGCGCCTGGCGCTGATCGCGCGCAGCCAGAACGTGGTGTCCATCGCCGACTTCATCTCCTCGCGCTTCGGCCGCTCGCGGCGGCTGGCGGCGCTGGTGGCGATCATCGCGCTGATCGGCATCATTCCGTACCTGGCCCTGCAGTACAAAGCGGTGGCGATGAGCCTGCAGGTGCTGACCGGCAACACCGGGCCGACCGGCTTCTTCAGCGACCCGGCGCTGTACGTGGCGCTGCTGATGGCGCTGTTCGCCACCCTGTTCGGCACCCGCCAGGTCGATGCCACCGAGCACCACCACGGCATGATGCTGGCGATCGCCTTCGAATCGGTGATCAAGCTGCTGGCCATGCTGGCGGTGGGCGTGTTCGCCTACCTGTGGCTGAGCAACCGCACCGACGCGGTGGTTGAGTCGGTGCATACGCTGTTCACCGGCCTGCCGCCGGTCGGCTTCATCTCGCAGACACTGCTCAGCTTCCTGGCCATCATCTGCCTGCCGCGCCAGTTCCACGTGGCCGTGGTCGAGTGCGGTGATGTGCGCGATGTGCGCCGCGCGCGCTGGATGTTCGGCGGTTACCTGGTGCTGATCTCGGCCATGGTGCTGCCGATCGCCACCGCCGGCGTGACCCTGTTCGGCACCGGTGGCAGCGTTGCCGACGATTCGATGGTGCTGGCGCTGCCGCTGGCCGAAGGCCGCAACGCGCTGGCGCTGATCGCCTATGTGGGCGGTTTCTCGGCCGCCACCGGCATGGTCATCGTGTCCTCGATCGCGCTGGCCACCATGGTCAGCAACGACCTGGTGATGCCGGTGCTGCTGCGCCGCAGTGGCGACCATCAGGAGGCGGCCGATGTTGCCTCGCGCGTGCTGTGGATCCGCCGCCTGGCGATCCTGATGCTGGCGCTGATGGCCTACAGCTACTACCGCACCAGCAGCAACGACAGCACGCTGGCCTCGTATGGGCTGATGGCCTTCGCCGCAGTGGCACAGTTCGCGCCGGGCCTGATCGGTGGCCTGTACTGGCGTGGAGCCAGCCGTCGCGGCGTCGAGACCGGCATGCTGCTGGGCTTTGCCACCTGGCTGTACACCCTGCTGCTGCCGGCGATGACCATGGCCGGCTGGGTTGACGCGGGCTGGGTGCAGCACGGACCGTTCGGCATCGAGTGGCTGCGCCCGCAGCAGCTGTTCGGCATGACCGGCTGGGATCCGCTGACCCACGGCACCTTCTGGTCGCTGCTGGTGAATGCGGCAACGATGATGCTGGTGTCCGCGCGCTGGCGCCCCGGCGTGGACGAGCGCCTGCGTGCCGCGCCGTTCCTCGACCCGTATGCCGAGCGCCCGTCGGTGGCCGGTGGCTGGCCCGGGCACGTGCATGTGGGCGATCTGCTGGCGCTGGCCTCGCGCGTGGTTGGCGAGCGCCATGCGCGGCGCTCGTTCTTCGAGCAGGCACAGTCGCTGGGCCGCGAGCTGCAATCCTCCGCCCCCGCCGACCGGCCCTGGGTGCAGTTCACCGAACGCTTGTTGGCCGCCTCGATCGGCGCGGCATCGGCGCGCCTGCTGCTGACCAGCCTGCTGCGCGGTTCGGGCATGGACCTGGGTGAAGTAGTGGCGGTGCTGGACGAAGCTGGGCAGGAACTGCGCTTCAACCGCGAGATCCTGTCGACGACGCTGGAGAACATCAGCGCCGGCGTCAGCGTGGTCGACCCGGACATGCGCCTGACCGCCTGGAACCGCCGCTACCAGGACATGTTCGGCTACCCCGACGGCATGCTCTACGTGGGCCGCCCGGTGGCCGACCTGATCCGCTACAACGCCGAGCGCGGTGAGCTGGGCGAAGGCGATATCGAGGTACAGATCAACCGCCGCATTGGCTACATGCGTGCCGGTTCACCGCATGTGTTCGAGCGCACCCGCAGCGACGGCAAGGTGATCGAGATGCGTGGTCAGGCGCTGCCCGGCGGTGGCTACGTGACCAGCTACAACGACATCACCGACTACAAGCACGCGGAAAAGGCACTGCTGGAAGCCAACGAGACGCTGGAGCAGCGCGTGGCCGAGCGCTCGCACGAGGCCGAGGTCGCGCAGCAGTCGAAGACGCGCTTCCTGGCCGCGATCAGCCATGACGTGCTGCAGCCGCTGAACGCCGCGCGGCTGTTCGCCTCGGCATTGCGTGACAGCGACCACGTGAGCGACGAGCAGAAGCATCTGGCCGAGCGCGTGGACGCATCGCTGCGCGCTGCCGAAGAGCTGCTTGATGGCCTGCTGGACGTGTCGCGGCTGGATGCCGGTGGCCTGCACCCGGTGATCGGCGAGTTCGATGTGAGCGCGTTGATGCGCGAGCTGGCCGCGCAGTACACGCCAGTCGCCGCCGGTCGCGGACTGCGCCTGGACCTGTTCGCGCGCCCGGCCTGGGTACGCAGCGATCGCCGGCTGCTGCGCCGTGTGCTGCAGAACTTCCTGGCCAACGCGCTGCGCTACACACGGCAGGGGCGCATCGTGCTGGCGGTGCGTCATCGTGGTGATGAAGTGGAACTGCAGGTGTGGGATACCGGCCCCGGCATCCCAGAGCACCACATGCGGCAGATCTTCGACGAGTTCCACCGCTACCAGCAGCCGTTCGACTGGGGCGAACAGGGTCTGGGGCTGGGCCTGTCGATCTGCCAGCGCATCTCGCGCCTGCTTGACCATCGCCTCAACGCACGCAGCCGGGTGGGCAGTGGCTCGATGTTCTCGATCATCCTGCCGCGGGTGGCGCCGTTGCCAGGCTACACCGAGCTGGCCGCGCCGGTACAGGCGGTGTCCGCACCGGTACGCAGCGATTCGCTGGCTGGCCTGCGCGTGTTGTGCGTGGACAATGACGAGGAGATCCTCGACGGCATGCGCGCGCTGCTCGGCCGTTGGCAGGTGCAGGTGATCACTGCCGCCACCGTCGACCAGGCGCTGCAGAAGATTGCCGAGCGCCCGCAGGTGATGCTGGTGGACTACCACCTGCACGACCGCATGGACGGCCTGGATGCGCTGGTGGCCCTGCGCGAGGCAGCGGGCTACCCGTTGCCGGGCGCACTGCTGACCGCCGATGGTCGCGACGAGCTGAAGAGGATGGCGCGCGAACGCGGCTACCGGGTGCTGACCAAGCCGATCAAGCCGGCCTCGCTGCGCGCCTTCCTGGGCGCGCTGCGTGACGCCGGCAACAACGACGCCTGA
- a CDS encoding manganese efflux pump MntP family protein yields MSPISILLIGFAMSTDAFAAAIGKGAAMRKPVFRDALRAGIIFGVIEAITPIIGWLLGRAALQYVEAFDHWIAFGLLGALGIHMIYNGLRPDSAEEEDPSQHHGFWKLALTGFATSIDAMAVGIGLAFMDVHIGVMAAVIGLCTLTMVTVGIMLGRVLGSMVGKRAEIIGGVILVIIGATILYEHLHGVG; encoded by the coding sequence ATGTCCCCCATTTCGATCCTCCTGATCGGCTTTGCCATGTCCACCGATGCCTTCGCCGCAGCGATCGGCAAGGGTGCCGCGATGCGCAAGCCGGTGTTCCGCGACGCGCTGCGCGCCGGCATCATCTTCGGCGTCATCGAGGCGATCACACCGATCATCGGCTGGCTTCTCGGCCGTGCCGCCCTGCAGTACGTGGAAGCCTTCGACCACTGGATCGCCTTCGGCCTGCTCGGCGCGCTGGGCATCCACATGATCTACAACGGACTGCGCCCGGACAGCGCCGAGGAAGAAGATCCCTCGCAGCACCACGGTTTCTGGAAGCTGGCGCTGACCGGCTTCGCCACCAGCATCGATGCGATGGCGGTGGGTATCGGCCTGGCTTTCATGGACGTGCATATCGGCGTGATGGCCGCAGTCATCGGCCTGTGCACGCTGACCATGGTCACCGTCGGCATCATGCTCGGCCGCGTGCTGGGCAGCATGGTCGGCAAGCGCGCGGAGATCATCGGTGGCGTGATCCTGGTGATCATCGGCGCGACGATCCTGTACGAACACCTGCACGGCGTGGGGTGA
- a CDS encoding REP-associated tyrosine transposase, which produces MASPALRYGRWSHTGNVYSITTVTHARRPWFSEKANVELLIEALRTVERTGRTFSLAWVIMPDHLHWMIELRAGTLAGCMQILKSRSGRSIGKRIDANAPIWQPGYYDHALRSDECLRTQAVYIAANPVRAGLATCIGEYPYAWSRWPLEA; this is translated from the coding sequence ATGGCCAGTCCCGCACTCCGTTATGGTCGTTGGTCGCATACCGGCAATGTCTATTCGATCACCACGGTGACGCATGCGCGTCGGCCCTGGTTCAGTGAAAAGGCCAACGTTGAGCTGCTGATCGAAGCACTACGCACAGTAGAGCGGACTGGTCGGACCTTCTCCCTTGCCTGGGTGATCATGCCGGACCACCTGCATTGGATGATTGAACTACGTGCTGGCACGCTGGCTGGCTGCATGCAGATCCTGAAGTCCAGGAGTGGAAGATCCATCGGCAAGCGCATTGATGCCAACGCGCCGATCTGGCAGCCGGGGTATTACGACCATGCGTTGCGCAGTGATGAATGCCTGCGCACGCAAGCGGTGTATATCGCGGCCAATCCGGTGCGTGCTGGGCTGGCCACGTGCATCGGGGAGTACCCCTATGCGTGGAGTCGATGGCCACTTGAGGCGTGA
- a CDS encoding response regulator transcription factor → MTTLLIADDHPLFREALRGAVQRVIPGVQLFEADSVEALYALADQHNDADLVLMDLNMPGAQGFNALVHMRSLHPHLPVVVVSAREEATVMRRALDHGALGFIPKSADSDTIGHALGTILDGETWAPPEAHNVPPTEREEREVGQRLRELTPQQFRVLQMLGAGRLNKQIAYDLNVSEATIKAHVTAILRKLGVTNRTQAVLMAGKLAIDDDAIVLPPEED, encoded by the coding sequence ATGACCACCCTCCTGATTGCCGATGACCACCCGCTGTTCCGCGAAGCCCTGCGCGGCGCCGTGCAGCGGGTCATCCCCGGCGTGCAGCTGTTCGAGGCCGACAGCGTGGAAGCGCTGTACGCGCTGGCCGACCAGCACAACGACGCCGACCTGGTCCTGATGGACCTGAACATGCCCGGTGCACAGGGATTCAACGCACTGGTGCACATGCGCTCGCTGCACCCACACCTGCCGGTCGTGGTGGTCTCCGCGCGCGAAGAAGCGACGGTGATGCGGCGCGCACTCGACCACGGCGCGCTCGGCTTCATTCCCAAGTCGGCCGACTCGGACACCATCGGCCATGCGCTGGGCACCATCCTCGATGGCGAGACCTGGGCACCACCGGAAGCGCACAACGTGCCGCCGACCGAGCGCGAGGAACGCGAAGTCGGCCAGCGCCTGCGCGAGCTGACCCCGCAGCAGTTCCGCGTGCTGCAGATGCTGGGCGCAGGCCGCTTGAACAAACAGATCGCCTACGACCTCAACGTCTCCGAAGCCACGATCAAGGCCCACGTCACCGCCATCCTGCGCAAGCTGGGCGTGACCAACCGCACCCAGGCCGTGCTGATGGCCGGCAAGCTGGCCATCGACGACGACGCCATCGTGCTGCCGCCGGAAGAAGATTGA
- the acs gene encoding acetate--CoA ligase codes for MADIYPVDPQFAAKARIDKTSYQQQYQTSVTDPDGFWGKAAERLDWMRKPTKIRNVSYDLSDFHIKWFEDGELNASVNCLDRQLETRGDKTALLFEPDSPDAPAQHVTYRELYERTCRLGNALRNLGVKKGDRVTIYLPMIVDAAVAMLACARIGAIHSVVFGGFAPNSIADRVSDCQSKLIITADEGLRGGRRIPLKANVDAALKLPGTNTVETVLVVRHTGGAVDMQAPRDRWFHDVVDSQPATCEPERMNAEDPLFILYTSGSTGKPKGVLHTTGGYLLYAAYTHEAVFDLREDDIYWCTADVGWVTGHSYIVYGPLANGATSLMFEGVPNYPDTSRFWNVIDKHKVSIFYTAPTAIRALMREGEEPVKKTSRASLRLLGSVGEPINPEAWRWYYEVVGDSRCPIVDTWWQTETGGILISPLAGAMDLKPGSATLPFFGVQPALVNADGEIKDGPTEGNLIIRDSWPGQMRTVYGDHQRFIDTYFRTYPGSYFTGDGCRRDEDGYYWITGRVDDVINVSGHRIGTAEVESALVSHPKVAEAAVVGFPHDVKGQGIYAYVTLVAEETPSDELQKELVAWVRKEIGPIATPDHLQWAPGLPKTRSGKIMRRILRKIAENAPDQLGDTSTLADPSVVASLVDERKVR; via the coding sequence ATGGCTGATATCTACCCCGTCGATCCGCAGTTCGCCGCCAAGGCACGCATCGACAAGACGTCCTACCAACAGCAGTACCAGACTTCGGTAACCGACCCGGATGGTTTCTGGGGCAAGGCCGCCGAACGGCTGGACTGGATGCGCAAGCCGACCAAGATCAGGAACGTCAGCTACGACCTGTCCGACTTCCACATCAAGTGGTTCGAGGATGGCGAGCTCAACGCCAGCGTGAACTGCCTGGATCGCCAGCTGGAAACGCGCGGCGACAAGACCGCGCTGCTGTTCGAGCCCGACAGCCCGGATGCGCCGGCCCAGCACGTGACCTATCGCGAGCTGTACGAGCGCACCTGCCGCCTCGGCAATGCGCTGCGCAACCTCGGCGTGAAGAAGGGCGACCGGGTCACCATCTACCTGCCGATGATCGTCGACGCTGCGGTGGCCATGCTGGCCTGCGCACGCATCGGTGCGATCCACTCGGTGGTGTTCGGCGGCTTTGCGCCGAACTCGATCGCCGACCGCGTCAGCGACTGCCAGAGCAAGCTGATCATCACCGCCGACGAGGGCCTGCGCGGTGGGCGCAGGATTCCGCTGAAGGCCAATGTCGATGCCGCGCTGAAGCTGCCCGGCACCAATACCGTGGAAACCGTGCTGGTGGTGCGTCACACCGGCGGCGCGGTGGACATGCAGGCGCCGCGCGACCGCTGGTTCCACGATGTGGTGGACAGTCAGCCGGCCACCTGCGAGCCGGAACGCATGAACGCGGAAGACCCGCTGTTCATCCTCTACACCTCCGGCTCTACCGGCAAGCCGAAGGGCGTGCTGCACACCACCGGCGGCTACCTGCTGTACGCGGCCTACACCCATGAAGCGGTGTTCGACCTGCGCGAGGATGACATCTACTGGTGCACCGCCGACGTCGGCTGGGTCACCGGCCACAGCTACATCGTGTACGGGCCGCTGGCCAACGGCGCGACCTCGCTGATGTTCGAAGGCGTACCGAACTACCCGGATACTTCGCGCTTCTGGAACGTCATCGACAAGCACAAGGTGAGCATCTTCTACACCGCCCCGACCGCCATCCGTGCGCTGATGCGCGAGGGCGAGGAGCCGGTGAAGAAGACCTCGCGCGCCTCGCTGCGCCTGCTCGGCAGCGTCGGCGAACCGATCAATCCGGAAGCGTGGCGCTGGTACTACGAAGTGGTCGGCGACAGCCGCTGCCCGATCGTCGACACCTGGTGGCAAACCGAGACCGGCGGCATCCTGATCTCACCGCTGGCCGGCGCGATGGACCTCAAGCCCGGTTCGGCCACCCTGCCGTTCTTCGGTGTGCAGCCGGCGCTGGTCAATGCCGATGGCGAGATCAAGGACGGCCCAACCGAGGGCAACCTGATCATCCGCGATTCCTGGCCGGGCCAGATGCGCACGGTGTACGGCGACCACCAGCGCTTCATCGATACCTATTTCCGCACCTACCCGGGCAGCTACTTCACCGGCGACGGTTGCCGCCGCGATGAGGATGGCTACTACTGGATCACCGGCCGCGTGGACGATGTGATCAATGTGTCCGGCCACCGCATCGGTACCGCCGAAGTGGAAAGCGCGCTGGTTTCGCACCCGAAGGTGGCCGAAGCGGCCGTGGTCGGTTTCCCGCACGACGTGAAGGGCCAGGGCATCTACGCCTATGTGACCCTGGTGGCCGAAGAGACCCCGAGCGACGAGCTGCAGAAGGAACTGGTCGCCTGGGTGCGCAAGGAGATCGGTCCGATCGCCACGCCGGACCACCTGCAGTGGGCGCCGGGCCTGCCCAAGACCCGTTCGGGCAAGATCATGCGCCGCATCCTGCGCAAGATCGCCGAGAACGCACCGGACCAGCTCGGCGACACCTCGACCCTGGCCGACCCGTCGGTGGTGGCCTCGCTGGTGGACGAGCGCAAGGTACGCTGA
- a CDS encoding DcaP family trimeric outer membrane transporter, with protein sequence MSHRTLKAVRTPLAACLLVALVAPGMAFAETAKEKALEARVAELERQVQLLLSSQQQQQTQITQTQQAVTDVRSVQAAQKPVASVPAGKQPIQVTTLTPGAAPGTTVKIGGFIKADFLATQTSDGQLADDATGRSLYLPGQTPVEGAGGSGKRSGTDFNAHAKFSRFNLGIDNVSESGNKAGAFFEMDFFGNSLGNQTATNTYGVTLRHAYMYWNNWMAGQTWSNFMDAAALPEAVDFVGPTDGVIFVRQAQVRYTQGGFSVALENPETTTLTGTRNPVTGTWTNASANSDRGSLPDLTMRYGWKGDWGTFGVGGIVRQLKVDNQATGAKADKVAGGLTLGGKWVMGDSDSLHYQLTGGEGIARYIGLGITADSAYDVARDELNPTGVLAGYVGWRHAFSPKLRTNLIYARSDYDNDSILGPLVTKSVQSIRGNIFYSPLPKVDIGAELMYGRREVENGNKGDITRLQFTTKYSF encoded by the coding sequence ATGAGCCACCGTACGTTGAAAGCCGTGCGCACACCTTTGGCGGCCTGCCTGTTGGTCGCCCTGGTCGCACCGGGCATGGCGTTCGCAGAGACCGCCAAAGAGAAAGCGCTGGAAGCACGCGTTGCCGAACTGGAACGCCAGGTCCAGCTGCTGTTGTCTTCGCAGCAACAACAACAGACCCAGATCACCCAGACCCAGCAGGCCGTGACCGACGTGCGCAGCGTGCAGGCCGCGCAGAAGCCGGTTGCGTCGGTGCCGGCCGGCAAGCAGCCGATCCAGGTCACTACCCTTACCCCGGGCGCCGCGCCGGGCACCACGGTCAAGATCGGCGGCTTCATCAAGGCCGACTTCCTGGCCACCCAGACCAGCGATGGCCAGCTGGCCGACGACGCTACCGGCCGTTCGCTGTACCTGCCGGGCCAGACCCCGGTGGAAGGCGCCGGTGGCAGCGGCAAGCGTTCGGGCACCGACTTCAACGCCCACGCCAAGTTCTCGCGCTTCAACCTCGGCATCGACAACGTGAGCGAATCGGGCAACAAGGCCGGTGCGTTCTTCGAGATGGACTTCTTCGGCAACTCGCTGGGCAACCAGACCGCCACCAATACCTACGGCGTGACCCTGCGTCATGCCTACATGTACTGGAACAACTGGATGGCGGGCCAGACATGGTCCAACTTCATGGATGCGGCCGCGCTGCCGGAAGCGGTCGACTTCGTCGGCCCCACCGATGGCGTGATCTTTGTGCGCCAGGCCCAGGTGCGCTACACCCAGGGTGGCTTCAGCGTCGCACTGGAAAACCCGGAAACCACCACCCTCACCGGCACCCGCAACCCGGTCACCGGGACCTGGACCAACGCCAGCGCCAACTCCGACCGTGGCAGCCTGCCCGACCTCACGATGCGTTATGGCTGGAAGGGTGATTGGGGCACCTTCGGTGTCGGCGGCATCGTCCGCCAGCTGAAAGTCGACAACCAGGCCACCGGCGCCAAGGCCGACAAGGTGGCCGGCGGTCTGACCCTGGGCGGCAAGTGGGTGATGGGTGACAGCGATTCGCTGCACTACCAGCTGACCGGCGGCGAAGGCATCGCCCGCTACATCGGTTTGGGCATCACCGCTGACAGCGCCTACGACGTGGCCCGCGACGAGCTCAACCCGACCGGCGTGCTTGCCGGTTACGTGGGCTGGCGGCATGCGTTCTCGCCGAAACTGCGCACCAACCTGATCTATGCGCGCAGCGACTACGACAACGACAGCATCCTCGGCCCGCTGGTGACCAAGAGCGTGCAGAGCATCCGCGGCAACATCTTCTACTCGCCGCTGCCCAAGGTCGATATCGGTGCGGAGCTGATGTACGGCCGTCGCGAAGTGGAGAACGGCAACAAGGGTGACATCACCCGATTGCAGTTCACCACCAAGTACAGCTTCTAA
- a CDS encoding MFS transporter — translation MSSTSSSAHKAGTLTQGHKKVIFASSLGTVFEWYDFFLYGSLAAIIAKQFFSGVNETTGMIFALLAFAAGFFVRPFGAAFFGSLGDRIGRKYTFLVTILIMGISTFLVGVLPNYASIGFAAPVILIILRLAQGLAMGGEYGGAATYVAEHAPEDKRGLYTSFIQCTATLGLFMSLLIILACRYFLGNEAFEAWGWRIPFLVSILLLGISVWIRLQLSESPLFQQMKSEGKGSKTPFRDSLKGGNLKLMLLVLLGAAAGQAVVWYGGQFYALFFLSSMLKVDATTSYLLIAAALALGVPFFIFFGWLSDRIGRKKIILAGCLLAAVTYIPIFKGLTHFANPAIEEARSSSPALVVADPNTCSFQFDPVGLRKFTSSCDVATAALTKAGVPYDVQPAAAGSLAMVNVGSASVTSYEAAGLTKEEGKAKADAFGAELKTALTTAGYPAKADGARINIAGTIFMLWLLVLYVTMVYGPIAAYLVELFPTRIRYTSMSLPYHIGNGWFGGFLPAISFALVAGTGNLYYGLWYPIIIALMSVVIGGLFLRETKDVDITK, via the coding sequence ATGTCCAGCACATCCAGCTCCGCACACAAAGCGGGCACCCTGACCCAAGGGCACAAGAAAGTCATTTTCGCATCGAGCCTCGGCACGGTGTTCGAGTGGTATGACTTCTTCCTGTACGGCTCGCTCGCAGCCATCATCGCCAAGCAGTTCTTCAGTGGCGTCAATGAAACCACGGGCATGATCTTTGCCCTGCTGGCGTTCGCCGCCGGCTTCTTCGTGCGTCCGTTCGGCGCGGCCTTCTTCGGCAGCCTCGGCGACCGCATCGGCCGCAAGTACACGTTCCTGGTCACCATCCTGATCATGGGCATCTCGACCTTCCTGGTCGGCGTGCTGCCCAATTACGCCTCGATCGGCTTCGCCGCGCCGGTGATCCTGATCATCCTGCGCCTGGCCCAGGGCCTGGCCATGGGCGGCGAGTACGGCGGTGCGGCCACCTACGTGGCCGAGCATGCGCCGGAAGACAAGCGTGGCCTGTACACCAGCTTCATCCAGTGCACCGCCACGCTCGGACTGTTCATGTCGCTGCTGATCATCCTGGCCTGCCGCTACTTCCTGGGCAACGAAGCCTTCGAAGCCTGGGGCTGGCGCATCCCGTTCCTGGTCTCGATCCTGCTGCTGGGCATCTCGGTGTGGATCCGCCTGCAGCTGAGCGAATCGCCGTTGTTCCAGCAGATGAAGTCGGAAGGCAAGGGCTCCAAGACGCCGTTCCGTGACAGCCTGAAGGGCGGCAACCTGAAGCTGATGCTGCTGGTCCTGCTCGGCGCGGCGGCCGGCCAGGCCGTGGTCTGGTACGGCGGCCAGTTCTACGCGCTGTTCTTCCTCAGCAGCATGCTGAAGGTCGACGCCACCACCTCCTATCTGCTGATTGCCGCGGCGCTGGCGCTGGGCGTGCCGTTCTTCATCTTCTTCGGCTGGCTGTCCGACCGTATCGGCCGCAAGAAGATCATCCTGGCCGGCTGCCTGCTGGCCGCCGTCACCTACATCCCGATCTTCAAGGGTCTGACCCACTTCGCCAACCCGGCCATCGAAGAGGCCCGCAGCAGCTCGCCGGCCCTGGTCGTGGCCGATCCGAACACCTGCTCGTTCCAGTTCGATCCGGTTGGCCTGCGCAAATTCACCAGTTCCTGCGACGTGGCCACCGCCGCGCTGACCAAGGCTGGCGTGCCGTACGACGTGCAGCCCGCCGCCGCCGGTTCGCTGGCGATGGTGAACGTGGGCAGCGCCAGCGTCACCTCGTATGAAGCCGCGGGCCTGACCAAGGAAGAAGGCAAGGCCAAGGCCGACGCGTTCGGTGCGGAACTGAAGACCGCCCTGACCACCGCCGGTTATCCGGCCAAGGCTGATGGCGCGCGCATCAACATCGCCGGCACCATCTTCATGCTGTGGCTGCTGGTGCTGTACGTGACCATGGTCTACGGCCCGATCGCCGCCTACCTGGTCGAACTGTTCCCGACCCGCATCCGTTACACCTCGATGTCGCTGCCGTACCACATCGGCAACGGCTGGTTCGGCGGCTTCCTGCCGGCCATTTCGTTCGCGCTGGTGGCCGGTACCGGCAACCTGTACTACGGCCTATGGTATCCCATCATCATCGCGCTGATGTCGGTGGTGATCGGCGGCCTGTTCCTGCGTGAGACCAAGGACGTGGATATCACCAAGTAG